In Brachyspira sp. SAP_772, the DNA window TTATAGTAGCAGTTTTAGGCTGAAGCCCCATAAGTTTTTTTATTGCTTCTCCTGTTTTTCCTTTGCTTCTAGCCTCTAAATATTTTCCAAACTGTACTAATGTGATTATAACAGCAGCTGATTCATAATAAAGATTATCWCCATGAGRATTAAGTCCCATAAATGCYAAAACAGTAGAGTAAATACTATAACTAAATGCAGCAGTTGTTCCTATTGCTACAAGTGAGTCCATATTAGGTGAACCTCTAAAAAGTGCAGGAAAACCTAATGTATAAAATTTATAACCTGATATCATAACAGGTACACATAAAAATATTGCTACTATAGAAAAAACTTGCGGATTAATGTGATGCACCAAAAAACTAGGTATCGGAAACTTAACAAAACTTACCATTGGTGCCATCGATATATAAAACAAWGGTATAGAAAATATTGCTGATACTATAAGTCTTATTTTCTGCTCTTTTATCTCTCTTGCTTTTACAACTGCAGGGTCTTCCTCTTTACCTAAAACCTGATACCCAGCTTTTACTACAACATTAACTATA includes these proteins:
- a CDS encoding HAD-IC family P-type ATPase yields the protein IVNVVVKAGYQVLGKEEDPAVVKAREIKEQKIRLIVSAIFSIPLFYISMAPMVSFVKFPIPSFLVHHINPQVFSIVAIFLCVPVMISGYKFYTLGFPALFRGSPNMDSLVAIGTTAAFSYSIYSTVLAFMGLNXHGDNLYYESAAVIITLVQFGKYLEARSKGKTGEAIKKLMGLQPKTATIIQNGEEKEIKISDVKVDDIVLVRPGEKIPVDGEIIEGYSSVDESMLTGESIPVEKSVGDKVVGASINKTGSFKFKAQKVGADTALAQIIKLVEDAQGSKAPIAHIADVVSSYFVPAVITIALISGIIWFIALHNFVFSLTVFVSVLVIACPCALGLATPTAIMVGTGKGAELGILFKNA